A region from the Myripristis murdjan chromosome 23, fMyrMur1.1, whole genome shotgun sequence genome encodes:
- the nudt5 gene encoding ADP-sugar pyrophosphatase gives MMKMSSADQPKASAAPHIVKEELMAAGKWVRLDKTTYVDPAGNTRTWESVKRTTRQTNTEADGVGIIALLKRTLHKDCVVMVKQFRPPLGCSTLEFPAGLIDEGESPEAAALRELKEETGYKGEVVGVTPVTCLDPGLSNCTTQIILVNINGDDMENINPTQQLGEGEFVEVVLLPLDEFQVKIDELLKKEKIIVDAKVYIFGMGMAQAFFKPRELPVLKQ, from the exons ATGATGAAAATGAGCAGCGCCGACCAGCCCAAAGCCTCCGCCGCCCCCCACATAGTGAAGGAAGAG CTCATGGCCGCAGGAAAATGGGTCCGGCTGGATAAGACGACGTATGTAGATCCTGCTGGAAACACCAG gacgTGGGAGAGCGTGAAGAGGACGACGAGACAAACCAACACAGAGGCGGACG GTGTGGGGATCATCGCCCTGCTGAAGCGCACGCTGCATAAAGACTGTGTGGTGATGGTGAAGCAGTTTCGTCCTCCTCTGGGCTGCAGCACGCTGGAGTTTCCTGCAG GGCTGATCGACGAGGGAGAAAGCCCCGAGGCGGCAGCGCTCAGAGAGCTGAAGGAGGAAACCGGATACAAGGGCGAGGTGGTTGGAGTGActccag taaCGTGTCTGGATCCTGGTCTGTCCAACTGCACCACTCAGATCATTCTGGTCAACATCAACGGAGATGACATGGAGAACATCAACCCGACACAGCAGCTCG gtgaaggag AGTTTGTTGAAGTCGTTCTGTTACCGCTCGATGAATTCCAGGTGAAAATAGACG agctgctgaaGAAGGAGAAGATCATCGTCGACGCCAAGGTCTACATCTTCGGCATGGGCATGGCGCAGGCGTTCTTCAAGCCCCGCGAGCTTCCCGTGCTCAAACAGTGA